The Malassezia restricta chromosome I, complete sequence genome contains the following window.
cgcgacgcacatgGCTCTTGGTCTGCTGTTCCTCGGGGGCGGGCGGTTCAGTGTTGCCACCTCCGACACGGCCCTGGCCATGCTTATGATCGCCTGCCTGCCCCCGTTTCCTGCGTCGCccgacgatgcacgcgcgcATCTTCCTGCGGCGCGGCATCTTGGCCTGTTGGCTTTTGCACCGCGCTTGCTGGCGGCTCGTGACGTGGCGTCGGGCGACGTGTGCTTCCTCCCCGTATCGGTGGGCACATCTGCGATGgcagcgccgacgctgcTCCCACCCaccgccacgcacgccatcaCACGCAGTCGGCGGTACTGGCCCGCTGGCACGAGTATCGGCGAGCCTGACACGGGCGTGCACTGGCTGCATGTACAGCGGCGGACCGGCTTTTTGTCGTACGCCGACGATCCGCACGGCCATCGCAGCATCTTTGCACGCACAGCACGCTCAGCGACGCCGCAGCtggacggcgacgtcgacggcgagcgcctcttgcgcGACCtgtcgacgctcgtgcgcggctTTGATACGGCGCCCGAGGCTCAGAGACTCGTGCAGTATGTGTGCCGTCCTCATACGAAACTCGGCACATTTATCACGTCCATGCTCCTGGACAcactgctgcgcgacgcgccgcgtctTGCGCGAGTCTACCTGGCCCTGTGGACCGGCACGCATGACGACGCGGCTGATCGTGCCGTGTTTGTGCACGACCTGCACCTCCTGCGTGCGTGGTACATGTCGCCCGCCGATGCGCGGATCCGCGGCtcgcgcgagcgtctctTGCCCCGCGATGTGCTTGACAGTGTCTTTTGGCACCTCACGCAGCAGTGGCCCATGGCTCAGGAGGCCGTCGCAGCCTATGTCGCCGGCACGTTGCAGCCACAGGCTGCGTGGGCCCTAGCCCTGGTGCaagcgccgctgcaggCGGATCTGCGCACGCTACGGGAGTGCTTCCTCCGCGCCCCCTCGACGCGCCGTGTCGACGCACTGCATCGtctcgtccacgagcgcctcgtgcccATGTGCCTCGACGCATGGCTTGTATCTACATAGGCTAGAAATGGATACCTTCATCATGGAAGGCGGCCagaagctgcagcagctcgtcgacatcgAGCTTGgacgcgcgtgcctcgctcaTCTGCAGACGGTCCAGCACACCATCGACCTTGTCAGGGAACGAGACGCCGGCCGTCGACAGGTGGTGCTCGGCGCAGTACGTTTTCCAGTTGGCTTCCATCATCTCGAGAACGCCACGTGCGCCAAAAAAGCAGGCCCGGAGCACCTTGTTGCGCCGCGAAAAGACAATGCGCGTGAGGCCGTCAAACTCTTCGAAGCGgatcggcggcggcggatTCAGTGgcacgatgcgcacgacggaGCTGTCGACTtgcggcggcgggcgaaacgagccacgcgccacTTTCATGATATGGTCCACCTTGGCATACAGCTGGACATTGGCCGACAAACGTCCCCACAGCGGCGAGCCTGGCCGTGCTACGAGTCGCATCGCAAACTCGCGCTGAAACATGAGAATCGCACACCGGAAGAGCGGGCGATGCGAGAGCAACTTGAATACCAATGGCGAAGAGATTTGGTACGGTGTATTGCTGATCACCACGTCAAAGTACGGCAACGGCGTCTTGATcacgtcgcccagcacgaccTCCAacttgcgctgctcgggCTTGCCCTGCACACGCTTGGTCAGCTCAGCTCCCATACGCGGATCCATCTCGACCACCACCACACGTTTGGCCTGATCCAGTATGCGCACGGTCAGATTTCCCGTACCTGGACCGACTTCGAGCACTACATCGGTCGGCTTCAAACTCGCCTTGTCCACGATGCCCTGTGCTACCAGCGGGTTTTTCAGGATATGCTGACCGAATTTTTCTGTATTAAAGATCGGATTCTTGGTCGTCGCACTGCTATTCTGCTGCGTGCGGGCGGCCACGGCCTGCGTATGGGCCGATGTGATCTTGTTCGACACGGCTCGCGGCATGTCGGCAAGGCAAAAAAAATTGGCAAGTGGAGAAGAGGGCCCACATAACGGGTGTGTGCCTGGCAAAAAAGGGGCCGCACTGGGAATTGAACCCAGGACCTCTCGCATTCAAGGCTCGATTCTCCCAAAGCGAGAATCATACTACTAGACCATACGGCCGCACGATACCAAAACACTGAAAATCAAGTAGGTATGAacgcgtcgtgcatgcgtgGGGGGCGTCGATCCTGGGTCGCTGGTTTTTTCTGCCCGTCGGCCATGCAGCTCCCGAGCTACTTTGGTGCCCAGCGCAAAGGcgagacgcacgagctccgtgCCGACTTGAATAGCGAGTACCGCGATCGCCGGAAAGATGCGATCAAGCGGGTGATCGCGAATATGACCGTCGGCAAAGACGTGTCTGCCCTGTTCCCCGACGTGCTCAAAAACATGCAGACCGAGGACCTCGAGCAGAAAAAGCTCGTGTACTTGTACCTGATGAACTATGCCAAGACGCAGCCTGAACTTGTGATTCTCGCCGTCAACACGTTTGTCAAAGATACCGAGGATCCCAACCCGCTCGTCCGTGCGCTGGCCATTCGAACGATGGGATGCCTGCGTGCTGAGAAGATTATCGACTACTTGTCCGTGCCTCTTGACCGCCTGCTCAATGACGAGAGTCCGTACGTGCGCAAGACAGCCGTGTTGTGCGTTGCGAAGCTGTTCAGCCTCAAAGCCGAGCTCGCGATCGAGGGTGGCTTTGTCGATCGTGTCAAGGACATGATCTCGGACAACAATCCCATGGTCGTGGCCAACGCcatcgcggcgctcacAGATATCCACGaggtggcgcagctcacCGACGGCGGCCGGCATGCCTCGTTTGTGCTGAATTCGGACGTGCTCATGAAGCTGCTGGTAGCGCTGAACGAGTGCACAGAATGGGGCCGTATTGCGATCCTCCATACCCTTGCGACGTACCGAAGTGCCGATGAGCGCGAGTCCGAGCACATATGCGAGCGTGTCATGCCACAGTTCCAGCATGCCAACGGCGCTGTCGTCCTCGGCGCCGTCAAGGTCGTGTTGGTGCACATGGAGTCGACGGGCAAGCCCGAGtttgtccagcagctcgtgcgAAAGATGGCTCCGCCGCTCGTCACGCTCGTCACGAGCGAACCCGAGGTGCAGTGGgtcgcgctgcgcaacATCAATCTGATCCTGCAAAAGTACCCGGACATTTTGTCCAACGAGATGCGCGTCTTTTTCTGCAAGTACAATGACCCGCCGTATGTCAAGACCGAGAAAGTGGATGTCATGATCCGGCTGGCGAATGAAAGCAATGTGGATatgctgctgagcgagctGAAGGAGTACGCCTCCGAGGTCGACGTGGACtttgtgcgccgcgccatcCGCGCGATTGGCCAGTGTGCGATtgcgatcgaggcggccgccgagcgctgTGTCTAtgtgctgctcgagctgatcCATACGCGCGCGAGTTATGTCGTGCAGGAGGCGACGGTCGTGGTCAAGGACATTTTCCGCAAGTACCCGCACCAGTACACAAAGATCATCCCGCAGCTGTGTGCGAATATGGACGAGATGGACGAGCCTGAAGCCAAGGCATCGCTTGTGTGGATTCTCGGCGAGTACGCCGAGCAGATCGACAAcgccgccgagcagctcgcccTGTTTGCGGAGCAGTttgtcgacgacgagccagACGTGCAGTTCCAAACGCTCTCCGCCATCGTGAAGCTCTTCCTCAAAAAGCCCGACTCGCCACTCGCACAGCGCACCGTCCAAGACGTGTTGGAAAAAGCCACGACCAAGTGCAGCAACGCCGATCTGCGCGATCGCGCCTTTGTGTACTGGCGCCTGCTCTCGAGCTCTGAtgccgatgctgcgcgtgccgtcgtcCTTGTCCCCGCGCCCCTCATTTCCATCCCCCTCAcgaccgtgccgcgctcgctctTGCACGAGCTGATCCGCGAGGTGTCCCTGCTCTCGAGCGTCTACCACAAACCCGCCTCGACATTCATCGGGCATGGCCGTGTGGGCATGCAGTCTCTCCGGGCGCTCTCAGATGACGAGGCCGCACGGACGCGCGCTATTGCCACCGTGGCGCAGGGCGAGAAGAGCGAAGCGCTCTTGGATCTCGGCGCGGACGACGCCCCTGCCGCTACCGCGACGCATGCGGCGGCTCAGAGCCTCGGCAGCCTGGGCGACCTGctcggcgacgacgccttTTCGACGCCGGCCATGACGTCCTCGGCGCAGAGCGCGCCTTCAGGCGGGAATGCCATGGATgacctgctcggcatcttTGACGCGCCCTCCGCGACGCCAGCGGCCCCGTCAGCCGCGCCGTCAGGCGATTTGCTCGGTCTCTGATAGGGTGTCTATGTACGCTTAGCCTGGGCCTGAGCCCACCGTAGAAATGCCGGCACATCGGCCTTGATCTGAGATGGCATCGCCAGCTCCTGCATCCACCGCGGGATCAGACCGCCCGCCTCCGTTTGTGTCGACAACATCCActgcgtgccgagctcgcCGGGGCGGACCATGGTCACGTCCTCACGCACGCCTTCGACACTCGCATAGTAGCCGCGGACGTACCCGGGCGACTCGGCGTGCTTGATCGGAAGACTCACGACCATgaacgagcggcgcgccgtctTGTCACAGCGCGCAGGCAACGAGCCGGTCTCTTGGAGCATGTGGAGGGTCTCTCGCTCGTGAAACACGTTGaacggcagcggcgccgacggCAGCGGGAGCATCAGCACCAGCTCGACAAAGTCGCGATTCGACGTGCACATCGGCGTTCGGTACTTCAT
Protein-coding sequences here:
- a CDS encoding 18S rRNA (adenine1779-N6/adenine1780-N6)-dimethyltransferase; translation: MPRAVSNKITSAHTQAVAARTQQNSSATTKNPIFNTEKFGQHILKNPLVAQGIVDKASLKPTDVVLEVGPGTGNLTVRILDQAKRVVVVEMDPRMGAELTKRVQGKPEQRKLEVVLGDVIKTPLPYFDVVISNTPYQISSPLVFKLLSHRPLFRCAILMFQREFAMRLVARPGSPLWGRLSANVQLYAKVDHIMKVARGSFRPPPQVDSSVVRIVPLNPPPPIRFEEFDGLTRIVFSRRNKVLRACFFGARGVLEMMEANWKTYCAEHHLSTAGVSFPDKVDGVLDRLQMSEARASKLDVDELLQLLAAFHDEGIHF
- a CDS encoding AP complex subunit beta, yielding MQLPSYFGAQRKGETHELRADLNSEYRDRRKDAIKRVIANMTVGKDVSALFPDVLKNMQTEDLEQKKLVYLYLMNYAKTQPELVILAVNTFVKDTEDPNPLVRALAIRTMGCLRAEKIIDYLSVPLDRLLNDESPYVRKTAVLCVAKLFSLKAELAIEGGFVDRVKDMISDNNPMVVANAIAALTDIHEVAQLTDGGRHASFVLNSDVLMKLLVALNECTEWGRIAILHTLATYRSADERESEHICERVMPQFQHANGAVVLGAVKVVLVHMESTGKPEFVQQLVRKMAPPLVTLVTSEPEVQWVALRNINLILQKYPDILSNEMRVFFCKYNDPPYVKTEKVDVMIRLANESNVDMLLSELKEYASEVDVDFVRRAIRAIGQCAIAIEAAAERCVYVLLELIHTRASYVVQEATVVVKDIFRKYPHQYTKIIPQLCANMDEMDEPEAKASLVWILGEYAEQIDNAAEQLALFAEQFVDDEPDVQFQTLSAIVKLFLKKPDSPLAQRTVQDVLEKATTKCSNADLRDRAFVYWRLLSSSDADAARAVVLVPAPLISIPLTTVPRSLLHELIREVSLLSSVYHKPASTFIGHGRVGMQSLRALSDDEAARTRAIATVAQGEKSEALLDLGADDAPAATATHAAAQSLGSLGDLLGDDAFSTPAMTSSAQSAPSGGNAMDDLLGIFDAPSATPAAPSAAPSGDLLGL